The Sceloporus undulatus isolate JIND9_A2432 ecotype Alabama chromosome 7, SceUnd_v1.1, whole genome shotgun sequence genome segment GGGCCCATTCAAAGACTAAAGCAACAATGGCTGGCTTCTCTAAAACCTTCCTCCTGTTCTCCATCTTCATCACGTCACACCTATGTCAAGGTAGGATATCCCCAAAGCACCGAGACTTGTGTTGTACCCGTGACCTCCACCGTTGTAACACGCCTGCTTTTGTGTCTGTTACTTCTGGCTCTACTAGAGACACATCTAACCCATGGCCCACAACTGTGATGGGTTGAGAGAGGACAACCTTTTTTGGCTGTCAGGCTATCCAGAGGATACAAGGagagagttagggagctgggtatgtttagcctggagaagagaaggttaagaggtgatatgacagccctgtttaaatatttgaagaagtgtcatgttgaggatggagcaagcttattttctgcagctccagagaataagaacaatgggttcaaactacacgaaaagagattccagctcaacattaggaagaacttcttgacagagctgttcaacagtggaacgcagTCCCTCAAAgggcggtggagtctccttctttggaggtctttaaacagagaccaGATGGCCTTTTGGGTCTCCTccaatgctttgattgtgagttcctccatggcaggttGTTGGACCGGATAACCTTTAGGGtcttctccaactctatgattctaccagcTCTGCTGAAAATGTCCAAAAACCATTCTAAAATGGATACTGAAATCCACTTTTGCTTTTGATACATCTCCACCCATGAACAGTGGTTCCCCAgctttgattctccagatgttttggactttgactccaagaagccccagccagcttggtcagcagccaggaattctgggaagtgaagtccaaaacatctggaggaccaaagttggggaacCCTTCAGCCTTGAATTAACCGTTTCTCTGcaaacttttgttgttgctgttgatagAAACAGATTCCACGGACAGGCAGAAACTGAGGCAAGACTTGCTTATTGCTGTGATGTGCATATTCTTGGTGCTCTTAATCATGCTCATCGCTGGATGCACCTTCCTGCACTATAAGCTAATGACAAAAGACATGTAAGTATGACACAGATTTATTGATGTATAAATAGTTCTCCATGAAAAAGAATACTTGAGTCATCTCACTGAGAAAACAGGGGACAGCTATCAGACTCTTCACACTTTGTtatttttgagcagaaaatgtttttcccctccatgtgcattttatttattccttttatAAGCCAaatttctcctggagtgggatcCAAGACAGTTCACAgaaggaaataaatgaaaatcaatCCAAAAATCTAATTTTCACTCCTctattttttgtggattttttgtttgttttgtttttgcacaggaaaaaaaatgcatgttGTGCAAGAGTCTGTGGTCACTTTGTCAAAATGTTGTGTTGCAAAAAGCAAAGTCCCTGAAACCCAAAAAAATCAAACATATTGCTTATGCACAATTTTGTGCACACATTAATTTGTTGAGAAAAGTCGAGAAGTGTGAGTTGCTGCCCAAAACTGTGTAttcaaaacagttttgaaaagGACTGAAGCATCTAATGCCACTCTTGGATTTTAGCCAGTAACATTGGGCTTAGGACTTTCCTTCAGCCTATCTTACTTAAAAGGGCTTTTCTGTAAGGACTAAATAAGTAAGAAAAACTCATTCCAACAGCTCTTTGAAGGAgtgacaaaacaaaaagaatgccACCATTCAGTTGCATATGGCCCAAAGCAAGTGGAATTAAACAGTTGTAAGTGGTGGGTTCCTTGCCATACCAGTGGTATGGTGAATCCTCTATAGTTTTTGGTCTAAAGAAGTTTTCAGTTCCTTGGGCATAGTTTTCAGTTCCTTGGACAGGTCCTTTAAAAGAACAGGCAtgatggaagccaccagctactaCCAGGTGTGAGCacatgtgtgtgtggttttggtcTCATCCACTTTGAGCTCTGGCTTCACCCACCACTGGCCTGCATCTCTCACCCCACATGAAAGGtggttgttgtcgtgtgcctttaagttgtttccaatttatggcattCCTAAATCGattctatcatgggtttttcttggcaagtttcttcacagggggtttgacattgccatcctcctgTGGGACTTGCTCAAGTGGGTTTAcatcagcggttctcaacctgtgggtcatgaacCCTGTGGAGGTTGAAggactctttcacaggggtcacctaagaccatcagaaacacatatttccaatggtctttggaaccgagacaccacaattttatacttgggggtcaccacaatatgaggaactgtattaaagagtggTGGCATTAGGATGGTTGAGAATCAttggtttacatggtcaagctgggatttgaaccctggtcttcagggaCATAGTTTAATACACAGACCATTACACTACATTGGCTTCATACTTGAAAGGTCACTCATTGGCCAATACAGATCCTCAGGATATAGATAGCTCCTCACCTCTACTCTAATCTAGTACTGTAGCCGCTCAGAAAATCCATCCCAATTTTtgatgttgctgttcttgttgttcttgtagcACCACTAATAACTATCCTGTAAATGCCCTGAAGACGGATCTGAAGCCTTACGCCATCCAGACCCGCTGTGTAGAAACCAAAATTGTCCTGTCTCCTTCCCAGGACAACCACTTGTATTCTCCAGAGTGGACACCATCCCAGTTGCCGTCCCATCAGCTACCAAACCAACGGCCACCCCAACGGCTTTCTCAGAAGCCACGCCGGCTCTCGTCCCCAAACCCAGAAGACCCAGAACCTGAAGAGTCCAATGCATTGCTACCAGAAGAGAAGTCCAGTATGCTGTCTATCAGCCGCATCTACAGGAGCCATTCCTCCGAAAGTGTTCATTCCGACTCATCCGGTAGTGTGTACTCGCAGGAGCATTTTGAGCTGTTGTACCTTTCCTCCAGGAGCGAGTCTCTCCAAGATGAGAAAGTACCTCAGGTCACCAAAGAGCATGAGGAAAGTGCTGAATCTGGGAGCTTCATGCTCTGTGCCATCCACAAGAAGTGAGGAACAAGATAGAGTGAGATGGACAGAACTTGCTTCTTACTTTGTTCCATGGCTTTCATCCATAGCTGGTTGTTACCATGTCAGTAGGGTGGATGGTGGATCACTCCAGGTTTGCCTGAATGTTCAAAGATCTACCCAAGGGGCTGAAGCCTATCCCCCTCCCAAACAGGTTCAGTCCCCTGGGATAAATCCTTCAAAATTAAGGCCAAAACtaggaatggattcactgccctactgacatgCGAGCCACCATTGTCCATAAAGCCACATCTGCTCAAGCACCAAGTTCACTGAAGACGGTGTCAAAATGTTCTCACAGCAATGGCTTGAAGCTTTGTCTTTAGCAGGAGGTGAACTGAAAGCAAACCTCATTTTgtcaaatgtatttatatgttaaATTAACTAATCAtagcaaaaaaaaagaaatggactTTTGTACTCCTGCAAAGAACATGGAACAGGGAATAATCAGTGTGACTTGGAATCAGAAATGGATTTTCGATGAGTTAAATAAATGACTTACTGGAGggattatatatatctataaatttgaaatgaaaaagaGCAGGAAAAAGTATTGATTGCATGGCAAGGAGGGAGTGAAATGCAACCACAGAGTTTTAAGAATTTCTACTCAagtctgcttttctttttgttttcttatggaTTCAAATGATATGGAATTAAGTGGATACCGTGGTCCCAGATGTAGGATCTAGATGTCTGGGAATCTTGGCTTTCACATTTGAAAAGAGATTCTAGTCCTCATTGTTAAAAGAGATACAGACTCCACTTGCAATGTTTTAAATGCAATTCAGAAAGCTGAGGATAAATGCCCTGCAGTATACATAGTAATACCATAGACAGTAGTAATAGCAGAAGCTGTAATATGTCAGATTAATCCTAATGGAGCAATGCTGCATTAATGGTAAAACTAATAACCCAATTAATTTGGAGgagaaataatttaatatttagtATTTACATTAGCTCACACGGGGTCATTTTTGAAAGAGGATGAAACTTCAATTCACACTGTGCTGTTATTTGAGACCTCTTCTGGGTTTGAAATACATCTGCATGGCTATTTCTGGGTCACTGGGGAGTGCAAAAATTGTGGAGGTGGATATGTCTGTTTTCCTTTACTTGGACACACTGCAAAGATTTGATCTACCAAAGCCTCCTCACTATCAATGTCTGTTAAGGCATATCTAGCTGTTGaacatgttaattaattaattaattaaggggATCAGTGGAGATGCATCCAGTTATTTTTTTTGGAGCTGgatatgctttattttattttaattaattaattaaaataaaataaagcgtATCCAGCTCCAAAAAATAACTAGATGCATCTCCACTGATCCCCTTGCTTTCCAGTAACATGAAAAttgacaatacacacacacacacacacacacacacacactggggggGTGCATCACTTAAAAGGTAAGTTGTAGAGTAGCACCAGGAGATCTAGACACAGTTGGGTGTCAAGGGGACTTTTCCCAATGCACTATCTCAACCAtgttgtggggttttgttttgttggtttttttgtccAGCAAATGTATTCTCTGTGCATTAAAATCACCTTCATTTCTTGCATAGATGGCTACTGATGATGATGGTGCACCAATACTTTTCCAACAGCCCTATTCTTCCCAGTGGAGTTTTCCCCAGTGCCAGAAAACCCCTTTCTCAACCAGGAAACATATAATAATGTATATTATTTCAATCCCTACACAAGGCATCCATGTATAGGATCTCCTCCATcggatagcagcagcagcagcaaggatcACAGTGCTGGGAGAGTGTGCTATAAACTCATGCTGCTTTCCTGATTAAATGTGCCCACTACACTGCAGGCAATTTGTTCCAAACAAGCAAACGTGCAGATAGCCATAGGTTTAACATTAGCAGCTCTCTAAGGATGCTGCTACTAATgccgtcatcatcatcatcacagtcaTCATCATCCAtgatcatcaccaccaccaccactgtctcTCAGTTTCACAGTCTGACAGCTATAACTGATTGAAAGTTTGGACTGTTAATGACTCAGACTGTCCAGGAACTATCTAAGAATCTAAATTCCTATCCTTGGAAGCTCGTTCATACTATACAGCACCAGCAGtttgattgcactttaactgctgtggctgtttGTAGTCTGGAGAACACTTTGGCTGTGAAGTTTATATTGCAAATCCCATGTATTCATAGGATGGGACACGGGGATTTAAAGTAGAATcgtagcactataactgtgtacagTATGAGCCCACATATCTGCAGGACCGGTCCTCGCATTTCCACTTATCTCCATCTAACAAACTATATTCTCTCTAAGTATTTGTGTAGGTCCTATAGTGCAATTCTGTGTTATACTGTACTTCTGGTGGATGTTCACCATAGATTCACACACTGGCAGACTTAGAAATTACAAGAGCATTTCTTGTATGCCTCGATTGTCACTGACagagagttttattttatttttatttagagagGTCAACTTCCTCTGAAAGTCATTCCTTTCAATAGGGTTTGCTGTTATCCATGGTTTTGCAGTTCCTTAATAAGTTTGGGAACATATCCTCCATAGATAGAGGGATCATACCGTAGTTATAAAAGGGTCCTAGAAAATATGGTGTGCTCCAAATAGTGTCATGTCTTGTCATTGTGATGGTGTGATTTTGTCTATGGTGATTTCATCCCATGCACTGGGACTGTCTTTT includes the following:
- the LOC121937383 gene encoding uncharacterized protein LOC121937383 — encoded protein: MAGFSKTFLLFSIFITSHLCQETDSTDRQKLRQDLLIAVMCIFLVLLIMLIAGCTFLHYKLMTKDITTNNYPVNALKTDLKPYAIQTRCVETKIVLSPSQDNHLYSPEWTPSQLPSHQLPNQRPPQRLSQKPRRLSSPNPEDPEPEESNALLPEEKSSMLSISRIYRSHSSESVHSDSSGSVYSQEHFELLYLSSRSESLQDEKVPQVTKEHEESAESGSFMLCAIHKK